Proteins from a genomic interval of Diospyros lotus cultivar Yz01 chromosome 6, ASM1463336v1, whole genome shotgun sequence:
- the LOC127804474 gene encoding uncharacterized protein LOC127804474: protein MEKPLPRKFKMPQINPYSGKDDPYDHVQNYESLMMLHGWDDEIMCRAFPLTLTRHTQAWFNGLPETSISSFRQLKTEFIKAFIINSQRKKDATYLLSIQQGHKETLRHYVDRFRNATLEICNLPIEMAMSAMFQGTRLPPLQESLSLDPPKSLAHLFVRANKYVLHTEMMRTIGGNEDGERKRKERDHEEGLNQQKEQTRRSDAVGPQFHHYTRLNQPRSTILAAVEGSGLLQLSKKVDRPMGRNQEEYCRYHRIRGHSTDQCRELKNQIEALIREGHL from the coding sequence ATGGAGAAACCCTTGCCGAGAAAGTTCAAAATGCCCCAGATAAACCCTTATTCAGGCAAGGACGACCCCTATGATCACGTGCAAAATTACGAATCTTTAATGATGCTGCATGGATGGGACGATGAGATAATGTGTAGGGCATTCCCCTTAACCCTAACTAGGCACACTCAGGCCTGGTTTAATGGTTTACCAGAAACATCCATTTCTTCATTCAGGCAGTTAAAAACGGAGTTCATTAAGGCATTCATTATTAACagtcaaagaaagaaagacgcaacgtaccttcttagcattcAACAAGGGCATAAGGAAACCCTACGTCACTACGTGGACAGATTTCGGAATGCCACGCTTGAGATTTGCAATTTGCCTATTGAAATGGCTATGTCCGCTATGTTCCAAGGGACAAGACTACCCCCTttgcaagaatcattatctCTAGACCCGCCAAAATCTTTGGCACACCTGTTTGTTAGAGCCAATAAGTACGTACTCCACACAGAGATGATGAGAACAATAGGGGGAAATGAAGatggagaaaggaaaagaaaagagcgAGATCATGAAGAAGGATTGAATCAGCAAAAAGAACAAACCAGGAGGTCGGATGCAGTTGGACCACAATTCCATCATTACACTAGGCTCAATCAACCCCGGTCAACTATACTGGCAGCAGTAGAGGGGTCGGGCCTTCTCCAGCTTTCGAAGAAGGTAGACCGTCCCATGgggagaaatcaagaagaataCTGCAGGTATCACCGGATTCGAGGGCACTCTACTGACCAGTGTAGGGAGTTAAAAAACCAGATTGAAGCACTCATTCGGGAAGGGCACTTGTAA
- the LOC127804473 gene encoding uncharacterized protein LOC127804473 yields the protein MAALGRFLSKSAERELPFLQTLRAGKKFDWTDDKAVSTVLIKKKGSVDQPVYYVSKVLQGPETCYPFTENVALALLNASRKLRPYFQAHSISPRQAIKGQALADFIVECTPSKEAKEENITEWLLFVDGASSSQGNGVGVVLIPPEGESLEYSLRFAFPSSNNVAEYEELIVGLKLARKLEVAQLIAHSDSQLIVQQYYGQYETREPVMGQYLHKVRTLAQLFESFQLMQINRSLNGHTNALSKLASTKETTEKTVYVEVLQRPSINEPEVACIENGNDWRTPSHKYLTMGELLANLKEAIKIKIKGACFTMIDGTLYKRAYTTPLLKCLGPQETDYALAPQMLRSPAEYADAQTKVRECDKCQRHAPIHSAPISQLQPTLQPIPFAQWGLDILGPFARAAGQRKFLLVATDYFTKWIEAEALATISARKVEAMVWKNIICRFSVPRIINTDHGKQFDCGSFRNFCRGLDIQLRISSVAYPQANGQAEISNKTILHGLKTRLEGAKGAWVEELPTVLWAYRTTSWVSTGKTPFNFVYGTEVLIPVEISCKSPRLDAFDESGSSNNSDALKENLDLIKEQRDRAAVRIAAYHKRVAHYYNSRVKSRPLKEGDLILRKSVITNALREDRKFLANWEGPYRIQEMIGPSTCILQTLQGETMSKTRSTTHLKLYSPPNM from the exons ATGGCGGCTCTTGGACGTTTCCTCTCCAAGTCAGCCGAAAGGGAACTCCCGTTTCTCCAGACGTTGAGGGCGGGAAAAAAGTTTGACTGGACAGA TGACAAAGCAGTGAGTACAGTGCTGATTAAGAAGAAAGGATCGGTGGACCAGCCGGTGTACTATGTTAGTAAGGTTCTACAAGGCCCAGAAACATGTTATCCCTTCACTGAAAATGTGGCGCTGGCCCTGCTGAACGCCTCCAGAAAATTGAGGCCGTACTTCCAAGCCCATTCCATCAGC CCTAGGCAAGCCATAAAAGGGCAAGCATTAGCAGATTTTATTGTTGAATGTACTCCCTCTAAAGAAGCCAAAGAAGAGAACATAACAGAATGGTTATTGTTTGTAGATGGGGCCTCCAGTTCACAAGGGAATGGAGTTGGAGTCGTGCTTATCCCGCCAGAAGGAGAATCCCTCGAATACTCTTTGAGATTTGCTTTTCCAAGCTCGAATAATGTGGCTGAGTATGAGGAGCTAATTGTCGGTCTAAAGTTGGCCCGAAAGCTTGAAGTAGCACAATTGATAGCgcatagtgattctcagttgattgtTCAACAATACTACGGGCAATACGAGACTAGAGAGCCGGTTATGGGACAGTATCTGCATAAAGTTAGGACACTTGCACAATTGTTCGAAAGTTTCCAGTTAATGCAGATCAACAGATCCCTCAATGGTCATACGAATGCCTTATCCAAATTGGCATCCACCAAAGAAACCACTGAGAAAACAGTATATGTAGAAGTCCTTCAGAGACCAAGTATAAACGAGCCCGAGGTAGCATGCATTGAGAATGGTAACGACTGGAGAACCCCTTCTCACAAATATTTGACCATGGGAGAATTGCTAGCAAACCTGAAGGAGgccataaaaattaaaattaaagggGCTTGTTTCACAATGATTGATGGAACGCTTTACAAGCGAGCTTACACTACGCCGCTCCTCAAATGCTTAGGTCCCCAGGAGACCGATTACGCCTTGGCTCCTCAAATGCTTAGGTCCCCAGCAGAGTATGCG GATGCCCAAACGAAGGTCAGGgagtgtgataaatgtcagAGGCACGCTCCGATTCATTCTGCCCCAATATCGCAATTACAGCCCACATTACAGCCTATCCCCTTCGCTCAATGGGGCTTGGATATTCTAGGCCCATTTGCGCGAGCTGCGGGGCAAAGGAAATTTCTTCTGGTAGCAACAGATTATTTCACCAAGTGGATTGAAGCAGAAGCCCTAGCCACTATCAGTGCTAGGAAAGTAGAAGCCATGGTGTGGAAAAACATTATATGCCGGTTTAGTGTCCCACGAATCATCAACACTGATCATGGAAAGCAGTTTGACTGTGGTTCCTTTCGGAACTTCTGTAGAGGCCTAGATATTCAGTTAAGAATTTCTTCAGTGGCATATCCCCAGGCTAACGGACAAGCTGAAATTAGCAACAAAACAATTTTACATGGTTTGAAAACTCGGCTGGAAGGAGCAAAGGGAGCATGGGTGGAGGAATTGCCTACCGTCCTGTGGGCTTACCGAACAACCAGTTGGGTCTCAACGGGCAAAACGCCCTTTAACTTTGTGTATGGGACAGAAGTTTTGATTCCAGTAGAAATCTCGTGCAAATCACCCCGATTGGACGCTTTTGATGAAAGTGGCAGCTCAAATAACTCTGATGCACTGAAAGAAAATCTTGATCTCATCAAGGAACAGAGAGACAGGGCGGCTGTACGAATCGCTGCCTATCATAAAAGGGTGGCCCATTATTACAACTCTCGAGTAAAGAGCCGGCCTCTCAAGGAAGGAGATTTGATCCTCAGAAAGTCGGTCATCACCAATGCACTCCGAGAGGATAGAAAATTTCTGGCAAACTGGGAAGGGCCGTATCGCATCCAGGAAATGATAGGCCCTAGTACATGTATTCTCCAAACACTCCAGGGTGAAACCATGAGCAAAACGCGGAGTACAACTCACCTGAAATTGTACTCTCCTCCTAACATGTAA